CTGGTGGTATTCTTTTTTGCTGAGTTCCAGAAAATGCGTCCGAATGGATTGAATGTGGCTATTTAAATGCGCGAGTTGCATGGCTTCATCGTCGCAGTTGCAGTACGCATCATAGGCGTTAAGCGATACTTTGGAATCAATAATCAAATGTTTTTCGCCGGGTAGATTAATAATTACATCGGGGCGGTACACTTTATTGTCGTCGTTGCGCAATACCACTTCACGCCGGTAATGTTCGTCTTTCTTTAAACCCGATTTTTCCAGCAACACTTCCAGCAGGTATTCGCCCCAGTTACCCTGGGTTTTGCGTTCGCCTTTTAAAGCCCGGGTCAGGTTAATTGCATCCTGGCTCATCTGCTGATTTAGTTGAGCCAGCATGGTAATTTGTTCTTTTAAGGCAGTATTTTCTTTCAGGCTTTTCTCGTAGGTGGTATCTACTTTGGTTTCAAATTCCTTGATGCGCTCTTTTAAAGGAGTCAGAATGGTTTCCAGGTTTTCGGCCGAAGCTTTTTTAAAATGTTCGGCATTGTTTAGTAAAACCTGGTTGCTCACGCTGGAAAATTGCTGCAGAAACGTATTACGCAAGGTTTCCATTTCTATTTTCTGATCTTCCAGTTTTTGCTTGAGGTGGTACAGATCGGTTTCGGTTTTGGTTAATTCCGACTGCAAACCCAAAATGGTGTTGTTTTCGGTACGCAGTTGTTCTTTGAGTTGGTTTATTTCGGCATTTTTTTCCTGCACCTGGGTTTGCCAAACCTGCTGCGCTACTATTGCCTGGTTTACTTGTTGTTGGGTACCATTCTGTTTTGCTTTTAAAGCCAGATAAGCACCAATTAATCCTACCAGAAAACCCGTTATCACCAATATTATTTCCATCCCTTGAATTTACTATTATTTGGGTTTTGTAACAAATTGTGGGGGTAGGAAGTGCCTTTTGCGGCGGTTAAGCTTTTTGTTTACTTTTCATATTCTATTCTCCTTCTTTAGCGGAAAGTATTACAAAAGAAATTCTTTGGAGTCTTTGCAAGCCTCCAGGCTCAGGTTCCATCTTATTTGAAGTGGCTGAGTTTGCCTCATGGCCGGCGGGCCCCGTTTGGCTCTTCCGCACTCGCCAGCCTTCCTTTCCTCGCTCCGCTGCGGAATGCCTGCGGCACCGGAACCCTGGCAGGTGCTCCACAGCCAAACTGATGTCATCTGCTCTTAGCTACTGTATTTACTTGTTTAAACTGTTTTTGTGATTGTGATTGACCAAACCTTCGCTAAACCTATATAAGTATAAGGTAATTTTAAGATTACTTATCATTCTAGAAGTTGCTATAAGGATAGCGGAAGCCATTAGCAACTGACACCAGTTTAGCTAGTGAGGGCCTTCTAAGGTTCTGGTTTTGCGCAGCAAAATTCCGCAGCGGAGCGAGGAAAGGAAGCTTAGACCGCCCGAACTGGCTAAACGAGGCCCGCCGGCCATGAGGCAAAACTTGAAGTTAGCAAGTTAGATAGCACCGGAGCATGGAGACTTGTAAAGGCTCTAACGAAGAACCGAATGTAAAAAAGGCTTATAAATAAAAAAGGCTGCTCATATGAACAGCCTGACGATGAAAATTTTAAAAAATTTTAAATTTTTAATCCGCTTCCAGTATCATTTGCGAACCATCGGCAGCTTGCAACTTCAACTCATCATTGGTAAGATTTAAAACTTGGAAATTTTCGGTTAAATCAGATCCTACAAATTGCAGCGATAAATTCCGCGCCATGGCATCGTAGGTCCATTTACCCGATGCATTTTGCGTTTTCGAGCGCATGCTAAACGAGCCGTTGGCAAAGAACTGAATTTCTTGTTCTTTTTCGTCTTTGGTTAATTTATCTTTTTCCCCGGAGGCGGTGGTTTCTTTTTCGGTTTTCCAAACTTTGCTGTCGGCGCCGGTTAACATGCCTGCATTGCCCACACTGTCTTTTTTCTTGCATGCTCCCGCAAAAAGTAAAAGGGTAAAGCTCAGCAACATCAGGTAATTTCTAAGATTATAGATTTTCATAGTTTTAGGATTATAGTGACTTTTAGGTTAAGTTTTAATACTTAACTTTTTGAATATTACGGCGGATATGGGATTTAGTTAAATGGAATTAACCGTTTATGTTTTTTTACTCAGAATAATAACAGGCTTCCCTTATTCACAAACCTTTAATTAAAGTTTTAACCTGACGTTTCCCCAGAAATTTAAAAAATTTAAAAAATTGAATGCTGACAGGTATAATGAATCGTAAAGTTCTGATTTAGATTATTAAAAAGTTGATTAGCATTGGTTCTCAATGAGGTGTTTGCCATTACTAAATAGAACATTATCCGGAATTCCGGCGTATGTGGATTATCGGGGCTCTGGATTGATACAGAGCTTGATATGAAAAAACTATTTAGTAGAAAATAAAACTATGGGACTATTTGATTTCTTGAAAAAAGGGGAGGAAAGACCGGCCCAGCCGAAAGCCGACCCGAATAAAAATGCTTTTAACGTACCACCAACCGGTAACCAGGCGCAAGCTAATAACCGCGACGTACCGCAACCAACTGCTGCACCCGCCACGCCGCAAAAAGAATATTATACCGTAAAAAGCGGTGATTCGCTGTCTAAAATTGCGAAAGAATTATACGGCGATGCCCAGCAATGGCACAAAATTCACCAGGCTAACCTAGACCAAATCAAAGATCCGAACTTAATTCATCCGGGTCAAAAATTTGTGATTCCGCGATAGATTTAGAGGTTCGAACGTTAGATATTGGATGTTCGAGTTTTGAATGAAAAGATAAACCCGGTAGGTTGTAAAACTTACCGGGTTTTTACTTTACCGGGCACATATGCCGCGATAAATGCAATATTGGCAAACTTCGAGGTCGTGGGTTTTCCGGATGGGTATGTCGGGGTTGAGCATATCCTGAACAAATAGTCTCAGGTAATCTTCGGAATGCTGAATGTACGATTCCAAAGTTTCAGGCTTGTTATCGGAGAATGCAATATCGGAAGTCATAAAGCCGGCGTTCAGGTTCCGGAACGAAATAATGCCCGCTTCAATTTCTGGTTGAAACAAAGAGTTGCTTAAACTACCATCGGCTTGCATTTTTTTGGCCATTAAGTAGCGATACAGCCATAATTGCCGCACTTTCTCGTACTTGCGATTGGTGAGTAAATTTTCCGCGACGTGTTCCTGTTTTATCTTTAAATCGGCGGCATTTACCAGGCCGGTTTTATAATCGATTACCCGGGTGGCTTTGCCGGTGCTCTCAATGCGGTCGGCTTTACCGGCAATTTTTACGTTAATCACTTCGTCCTCCAGATTCACTTCCAACACCGTTTCCAGCACTTGTTCCAGGCTAATGATGTGCAGGGGTAAATCCGGCGACTCGGCTTGTTTTTTCAGGTAAGTGTCCAGCACTTGGGTGGCTACTTTCAGGAGTAAATAGTTCATGCCTTGCTCCGGCACATTGCCCAAAACGCCGGTTTTAAATGCTAGTTGTACCCGCTGCGGCAACACGGCTCGCATGCGGTTAATATCTGGGGCGGTAACCAGAATGTTCTTCTCCCGGAAAGGTTTAAAGTAATCTTCCAGCACTTTGTGCACGATATTCCCGAATTGATCGGCGCCAATTTTTTCTTCAATGTCGTCGGTTTCTTTCAGGCCGGCAATTTTGTTGAAGTAATATTGCAGCGAACAGTTAATGTACATGTTCAGGTGGGAGGGGTACAAACCTTTTTGCAGCGCTTTTTTGAGGCTGGCCAGCACTTGTTCGTCTTTCTGAATAACGATGTCGGGTTCGTAGGTTTTGCTTTCGTGCTGTTCTACTACGGCGGTTAAATCCCGAAAAGTTATGTTGGGATTGGCTGGTACCAAGTGGTGCTGCAATTGTAAAATAAACCTACTTTTCTCCCCGGAACCGTAGGTATCAGAAGGTAAAATATACAGCAGGTTTACGCGTTTGGCTCGTTGCAGCAAGCGGTAAAAATAATAGGAGGTAATGCTTTCCTGTTCGGCGTAAGTGGGTAAACCAAAGGTTTTTAGTACGTCGTAGGGCATCAGCGATTTATGGCTCTTTGGCTGCGGCAACACGTTCTCGTTCACCGACAGAATGATTAAATTTTCAAAATCCAGGGCCCGTGTTTCCAGAAAACCCATTACCTGAATATCCGAAATTGGTTCGCCGCTAAAAGGCAGGCGGGTTTGGGCAATGTTTTCGTACAGGAATTTTTTAAAACTGCGCACCGAAATGCGTTGTTCCCGGCAATCAAAAATCGAATCGAGCCGCTTAACTAAAGTATAGAAAATATACAGGTACTCGGTTTCGATGGGGTTCTCGGCCTGGAACTGGTACACTTGCTTGAGTAGGTCGATCAGGTTGTAAAAAGAAGCAATTATATCGTCGCAGTTGCGCCAGGTGCGGAATAAGGCTTTAAATATGGGGTGTTCTTTGCCTGCATCAATTAATTCTTTTGCCGAAACCAGTACTTTGTTTTGGGTAATGATCTCGGTTAAAACCTGGGAAATTAAGTTTTGCTCCGCGGCATCTTCGGTTACGGTATTGTAATATTGCTCGTAGCGCCGGATAAACGGGTGACTAAGAATTTTCTGGACCGTGAGGTAATGGTAGCGGTTTACTTTATAACCCGCATCGTTGGGCTGAATAACACCGGTTAAGTGCAACTCGAACAGTAAATCTATCAGGTTATAAAGAGGCGTTCCTTTAAAAGTAAGTCCCATGGTAACGTTGTAATCCGGAATATCTTCGCTGATGGAGTGCAGCACCGGCAGCAACATGGTTTCGTCGGGCAAAATAATAGCCACCTGCGCCTGCGGGTTTTCCTGCCGGATTTGCTGCAGCAATTGTCCAGCTACTTTGCCCTGCATACTCGCGTTAGCTACCGCAATAGCGTTAATTTCTTTGGTGCTGGTAAGTAAGTGGTTTTGTTCCCATTTCCAGTCGGGCAGTTGCCATTGTTTTCGGTAACGTTTTAAAAAATAACCGGCCCGGTTCTGGGTTTGCTCATCCATGTAAAACGCATCCGAGTCGAATAATACCTCGGCTTTGTTTTCTTTGAGTAAGGTGTGGATAATAACTTGCTCCGAACGGCTCAAGGCATTAAGCCCGACAAAAATAAACTGCGAACAAGTGGTTTTTTGCACAATATCCAGCACGTTTTCGGCTACGTGCCGATAGGCCATACCAATGTAGGCTTGCTTTTCGGCGCGTAGTTTTTTCTTCAGGCGGGTGTAGGCTTCCTGCAGATTGTCCCAGAGCTTAAAATACTTTTTCAGCATGGGCGAAATATCAAAGCCGGCGCGTTTCGGGTCCCAGCGTTCCAGGGCTTTGGCCTCGCTTAAATACTCGAACAGTTTGCCGGTATTTACTACTTCCTGGTCCATGCGGCTGAAATCTTCCAGCAAAGTATTCGCCCAGGTAACGTACTGGTCGAACTCAATATTAGGGTCGAGTTCCTGCATGATATCGAATAAATCCAGTTGCAGGTGAATGGGTTCCAGTACTTCTACCCGGGCCAGCCGGGTAACAAAATCTTCCATCGACGACACCTCCGGCGACCAGATACCTTCAGAGGCGACCTGGGCCAGGGCATTTTTAAAATAAACGCTTGCCCGCCGCGTGGGTAAAATCACGCAAATTTGGCTGATGTTTTCGGCGTGTTTGCTGTAAATATATTCGGCTGCCTGGTGCAGGAATGATTTCATGTATTCTTTATTCGGATGAATCCTGTAATCAAAATAGAAGGTACAAACAAGTTATATATAACTTTATCGTTTAACTCCTTTTATCAGTTTTTATTGGAATAAGCTGCCAATAAATCCTTGGCTTCCTCTGGGGTTAAAAGCGATACGGTGCTATGCCGGGCGTCAGGCGGAAAACTTACATTTTCTTCTATTTTCCAGTTTAGTAAATCGGGCGAGTAAGAAGCTCCAAAACCATTAGCCATCGGGAAATCATATAACAATAACCAACCGGTCTTTATGGGGTCTTTCATTACCGTGGGGCCTTCGGTAATTACCGGAGCAATCTGGCCTTTATTTAAATGCCCTTTTTGAATAGTGTAAGGCCCCTCCAGGTTCTTGGCGGTGGCTACCCGAATGGCTCTTCTTTCGCCGGTTTTAACCCCAAATTCTTCTTCTTTATGGTAAAGGTAATAGGTCTTTTTATGTTCCAATAAGGTTCCGTCAATAACCGAATAGGAGGGAGCAAAGAGTACTTTGGCTGGGGTAAATGTTTTCCAGTCGCGCGTTTTGCAATAATACAACCGGCTCTTTTTCCAGCCAGCATCTTCAAACGACGAAGACCAGAACAACATATATTCTTGGTTTATAGCATCATAAAACCATTCAGGGGCCCATATATTGCGAGCCAAAGCATTGGCTTCGTTCCGGGCGTCTTTCATTAAAGGCAAAGCACCTTCCACTTGCCAGTGAATTAAATCTTTAGAAGTGGCATACAAACAGCTAGGCCCTACTTGCTCGCGGTCGTTACGCTTTCCGCCGCCAGTTGCCAATAATCGCCAAAGTCCATCCGGACCCCGCCGCACATAAGGATCACGCATTTGCTGCTCCCATATGGGTTGGTTGTTGTTTAAAGGGGTCCAATGACGGCCGTCCGTGGATAAGGCCAGGTGCAAACTTTCTACTTGCATGGGATTTGGCAAAGGTACCTCAATGGTTTTTCCCTGCGCATCAATTTCAATACGAGTAGGATAACGCTGACGAAAGTAAGTCATCATCCAAACTTGTTGGCCTTTTTCGATTTTAAATGAATCAGTTGACTCCGCGTCTTTGGATGCGGATGCTTTCTTAGCTTGAGCCAAAGCTCCAGTGAAAGAGAAAACTAGTATAATTAAAAGTGTAAATCTCATTTTTTTAAAAATTTACGATAGGGCAAAATGTGAAATGTTGCTATAATTTTAGAAATATAAAATCTAAGCGATACCAGCAAATTTATAATATAATTTACTATGCATGTTCTAAATCGAAGGATTTACAAGTGCTGAAATGTTAATAATAATTAAGATTAAAAAATTCTGATTCGGTTTCAGGTCCTGCCGGATAGCAAATAATTATAGTTGTGGGTAGTTTGATACCTGCACGTCTACCCGGGCTAACCGACAAATAATATCTTCTTTCGAAAAAACTTCCGGGAGCCAGATTTTTTCAGTGTTTACCTGAACCATAGCATTTTTTAGGTAAGTATTCCTTAAGCTTGTTTCCTCAACGTACTACATCCTCTTAACAGAAGTTTAGAAATGCAAATGACTGGTTTTAAATCCGGTTTCATTTAAAAGAGTAATTATTAATTTATATAAAGTTTTTATGCGACCCTTTTTGCAATTATTATTGAAGAAAATTTCCCGCTACCATGTTAGA
The sequence above is a segment of the Adhaeribacter swui genome. Coding sequences within it:
- the rmuC gene encoding DNA recombination protein RmuC, with translation MEIILVITGFLVGLIGAYLALKAKQNGTQQQVNQAIVAQQVWQTQVQEKNAEINQLKEQLRTENNTILGLQSELTKTETDLYHLKQKLEDQKIEMETLRNTFLQQFSSVSNQVLLNNAEHFKKASAENLETILTPLKERIKEFETKVDTTYEKSLKENTALKEQITMLAQLNQQMSQDAINLTRALKGERKTQGNWGEYLLEVLLEKSGLKKDEHYRREVVLRNDDNKVYRPDVIINLPGEKHLIIDSKVSLNAYDAYCNCDDEAMQLAHLNSHIQSIRTHFLELSKKEYHQLIGVNSPDFVLMFIPIEPAFNLAMQHDRELFIDALNYNVVFVTTSTLLATLRTVEGVWKQENQKNNVLRIAKESGLLYDKFANFVEDLKAIGKSIESSQTSYTAAMNKLTEGKGNLIRKVQQLKVLGARTTKTIDTNFLRESDLEPETTPSQPELLEE
- a CDS encoding LysM peptidoglycan-binding domain-containing protein, coding for MGLFDFLKKGEERPAQPKADPNKNAFNVPPTGNQAQANNRDVPQPTAAPATPQKEYYTVKSGDSLSKIAKELYGDAQQWHKIHQANLDQIKDPNLIHPGQKFVIPR
- a CDS encoding glycoside hydrolase family 43 protein; the encoded protein is MRFTLLIILVFSFTGALAQAKKASASKDAESTDSFKIEKGQQVWMMTYFRQRYPTRIEIDAQGKTIEVPLPNPMQVESLHLALSTDGRHWTPLNNNQPIWEQQMRDPYVRRGPDGLWRLLATGGGKRNDREQVGPSCLYATSKDLIHWQVEGALPLMKDARNEANALARNIWAPEWFYDAINQEYMLFWSSSFEDAGWKKSRLYYCKTRDWKTFTPAKVLFAPSYSVIDGTLLEHKKTYYLYHKEEEFGVKTGERRAIRVATAKNLEGPYTIQKGHLNKGQIAPVITEGPTVMKDPIKTGWLLLYDFPMANGFGASYSPDLLNWKIEENVSFPPDARHSTVSLLTPEEAKDLLAAYSNKN
- a CDS encoding PD-(D/E)XK nuclease family protein; this encodes MKSFLHQAAEYIYSKHAENISQICVILPTRRASVYFKNALAQVASEGIWSPEVSSMEDFVTRLARVEVLEPIHLQLDLFDIMQELDPNIEFDQYVTWANTLLEDFSRMDQEVVNTGKLFEYLSEAKALERWDPKRAGFDISPMLKKYFKLWDNLQEAYTRLKKKLRAEKQAYIGMAYRHVAENVLDIVQKTTCSQFIFVGLNALSRSEQVIIHTLLKENKAEVLFDSDAFYMDEQTQNRAGYFLKRYRKQWQLPDWKWEQNHLLTSTKEINAIAVANASMQGKVAGQLLQQIRQENPQAQVAIILPDETMLLPVLHSISEDIPDYNVTMGLTFKGTPLYNLIDLLFELHLTGVIQPNDAGYKVNRYHYLTVQKILSHPFIRRYEQYYNTVTEDAAEQNLISQVLTEIITQNKVLVSAKELIDAGKEHPIFKALFRTWRNCDDIIASFYNLIDLLKQVYQFQAENPIETEYLYIFYTLVKRLDSIFDCREQRISVRSFKKFLYENIAQTRLPFSGEPISDIQVMGFLETRALDFENLIILSVNENVLPQPKSHKSLMPYDVLKTFGLPTYAEQESITSYYFYRLLQRAKRVNLLYILPSDTYGSGEKSRFILQLQHHLVPANPNITFRDLTAVVEQHESKTYEPDIVIQKDEQVLASLKKALQKGLYPSHLNMYINCSLQYYFNKIAGLKETDDIEEKIGADQFGNIVHKVLEDYFKPFREKNILVTAPDINRMRAVLPQRVQLAFKTGVLGNVPEQGMNYLLLKVATQVLDTYLKKQAESPDLPLHIISLEQVLETVLEVNLEDEVINVKIAGKADRIESTGKATRVIDYKTGLVNAADLKIKQEHVAENLLTNRKYEKVRQLWLYRYLMAKKMQADGSLSNSLFQPEIEAGIISFRNLNAGFMTSDIAFSDNKPETLESYIQHSEDYLRLFVQDMLNPDIPIRKTHDLEVCQYCIYRGICAR
- a CDS encoding lipocalin family protein translates to MKIYNLRNYLMLLSFTLLLFAGACKKKDSVGNAGMLTGADSKVWKTEKETTASGEKDKLTKDEKEQEIQFFANGSFSMRSKTQNASGKWTYDAMARNLSLQFVGSDLTENFQVLNLTNDELKLQAADGSQMILEAD